A region of Arabidopsis thaliana chromosome 5, partial sequence DNA encodes the following proteins:
- a CDS encoding peptidoglycan-binding LysM domain-containing protein (peptidoglycan-binding LysM domain-containing protein; FUNCTIONS IN: molecular_function unknown; INVOLVED IN: cell wall macromolecule catabolic process; LOCATED IN: endomembrane system; EXPRESSED IN: 15 plant structures; EXPRESSED DURING: 6 growth stages; BEST Arabidopsis thaliana protein match is: peptidoglycan-binding LysM domain-containing protein (TAIR:AT4G25433.1); Has 63 Blast hits to 63 proteins in 12 species: Archae - 0; Bacteria - 0; Metazoa - 0; Fungi - 0; Plants - 63; Viruses - 0; Other Eukaryotes - 0 (source: NCBI BLink).) codes for MRGSRTGSSDMSAWCSAVVLLSLILLLSVRENNASNSIRGSQFSTKPCEEIYIVGEGETLHTIGDKCGDPFIVERNPHIHDPDDVFPGLVLKIAPFYFNRKL; via the coding sequence ATGAGAGGTTCAAGAACAGGTTCTTCAGACATGAGTGCTTGGTGTTCTGCTGTTGTGTTATTGTCTTTAATACTTTTGTTATCTGTTCGTGAAAACAACGCTTCTAATTCGATTAGAGGTTCTCAATTCTCAACGAAACCTTGTGAGGAGATTTACATCGTCGGAGAAGGAGAGACACTTCACACCATCGGCGATAAATGCGGCGACCCGTTTATCGTGGAGCGAAACCCGCATATCCATGATCCCGATGATGTCTTTCCAGGTCTTGTTCTCAAGATCGCACCTTTTTACTTCAACAGGAAATTGTAA
- the ZIP12 gene encoding zinc transporter 12 precursor (zinc transporter 12 precursor (ZIP12); FUNCTIONS IN: cation transmembrane transporter activity, metal ion transmembrane transporter activity; INVOLVED IN: cation transport; LOCATED IN: endomembrane system, integral to membrane, membrane; EXPRESSED IN: 20 plant structures; EXPRESSED DURING: 10 growth stages; CONTAINS InterPro DOMAIN/s: Zinc/iron permease, fungal/plant (InterPro:IPR004698), Zinc/iron permease (InterPro:IPR003689); BEST Arabidopsis thaliana protein match is: zinc transporter 1 precursor (TAIR:AT3G12750.1); Has 2095 Blast hits to 1976 proteins in 316 species: Archae - 2; Bacteria - 158; Metazoa - 583; Fungi - 630; Plants - 500; Viruses - 0; Other Eukaryotes - 222 (source: NCBI BLink).) translates to MSRFRKTLVSAFVLCLVIFPLLVSAAEEENQCGGSKGGSAAEKASALKYKIIAFFSILIAGVFGVCLPIFGLKTESNFFMYVKAFAAGVILATGFVHILPDATESLTSSCLGEEPPWGDFPMTGLVAMAASILTMLIESFASGYLNRSRLAKEGKTLPVSTGGEEEHAHTGSAHTHASQGHSHGSLLIPQDDDHIDMRKKIVTQILELGIVVHSVIIGISLGASPSVSTIKPLIAAITFHQLFEGFGLGGCISEAKFRVKKIWVMLMFFALTAPIGIGIGIGVAEIYNENSPMALKVSGFLNATASGILIYMALVDLVAPLFMNQKTQSSMKIQVACSVSLVVGAGLMSLLAIWA, encoded by the exons ATGAGTAGATTCCGTAAAACCCTAGTTTCTGCTTTCGTTCTCTGCTTGGttatttttcctcttctaGTCTCAGCGGCAGAGGAAGAAAACCAATGCGGCGGATCCAAAGGTGGCTCTGCTGCGGAGAAAGCATCGGCTCTTAAATACAAGATCATAGCTTTCTTTTCCATCTTAATCGCCGGAGTATTTGGCGTCTGTTTACCTATTTTTGGCCTCAAGACGGAGAGCAATTTCTTCATGTACGTGAAGGCATTCGCTGCCGGCGTAATTCTAGCCACCGGCTTTGTCCACATTCTTCCCGATGCTACCGAGAGTCTCACGAGTTCGTGCCTTGGAGAAGAACCACCGTGGGGAGATTTTCCGATGACGGGACTCGTTGCCATGGCTGCATCGATCTTGACAATGTTGATTGAATCCTTTGCTTCAGGGTATTTGAACAGATCTCGCTTGGCGAAAGAGGGTAAGACTCTGCCGGTGAGTACAGGCGGAGAGGAGGAACATGCTCACACTGGCTCTGCTCATACTCATGCCTCACAAGGACATTCTCATGGCTCTCTTCTTATTCCCCAAGATGATGATCACATTGATATGAGGAAAAAGATTGTAACTCAG ATATTGGAATTGGGGATTGTGGTTCATTCAGTGATAATAGGAATATCTCTAGGAGCATCTCCAAGTGTGAGCACAATAAAGCCTCTCATAGCTGCAATTACTTTCCATCAATTGTTTGAAGGTTTTGGCCTTGGTGGTTGCATCTCTGAGGCAAAGTTTAGAGTAAAGAAAATTTGGGTTATGTTGATGTTCTTTGCACTCACGGCACCAATAGGGATAGGAATTGGTATTGGAGTGGCGGAGATTTACAACGAGAATAGCCCAATGGCCCTAAAAGTTTCCGGTTTTCTTAATGCCACGGCCTCTGGAATCTTGATTTACATGGCGCTTGTTGATTTGGTAGCTCCACTTTTTATGAACCAAAAAACTCAGAGTAGTATGAAGATACAAGTAGCTTGTAGTGTATCTCTTGTTGTTGGTGCTGGTTTGATGTCTCTTTTAGCTATTTGGGCTTGA
- the AGL42 gene encoding AGAMOUS-like 42, producing the protein MVRGKIEMKKIENATSRQVTFSKRRNGLLKKAYELSVLCDAQLSLIIFSQRGRLYEFSSSDMQKTIERYRKYTKDHETSNHDSQIHLQQLKQEASHMITKIELLEFHKRKLLGQGIASCSLEELQEIDSQLQRSLGKVRERKEKQLLEENVKLHQKNVINPWRGSSTDQQQEKYKVIDLNLEVETDLFIGLPNRNC; encoded by the exons atgGTTAGAGGAAAGatagagatgaagaaaatagaaaacgCAACGAGTAGACAAGTGACTttctcaaaaagaagaaatggtttGTTGAAGAAAGCTTATGAGCTCTCAGTACTCTGCGATGCTCAACTctctctcatcatcttctcccaGAGAGGAAGGCTTTATGAATTCTCTAGCTCTGA TATGCAGAAGACGATCGAACGCTACCGCAAGTACACAAAAGATCATGAAACCAGCAATCACGACTCACAAATTCACTTGCAG CAATTGAAACAAGAAGCAAGCCACATGATAACAAAGATTGAACTCCTTGAGTTTCACAAGCG GAAGCTATTGGGACAAGGAATTGCTTCTTGTTCTCTAGAAGAGCTTCAAGAAATCGATAGTCAACTCCAAAGAAGTCTGGGAAAGGTCCGAGAAAGAAAG GAGAAACAATTGTTAGAAGAGAACGTCAAGTTACATCAAAAG AATGTTATTAATCCATGGAGAGGATCATCGACTGATCAGCAGCAAGAGAAATACAAAGTTATAGATTTGAATTTGGAAGTTGAAACTGACTTATTCATCGGTTTGCCAAATAGAAACTGCTAG
- the AGL42 gene encoding AGAMOUS-like 42 has translation MVRGKIEMKKIENATSRQVTFSKRRNGLLKKAYELSVLCDAQLSLIIFSQRGRLYEFSSSDMQKTIERYRKYTKDHETSNHDSQIHLQQLKQEASHMITKIELLEFHKRKLLGQGIASCSLEELQEIDSQLQRSLGKVRERKAQLFKEQLEKLKAKV, from the exons atgGTTAGAGGAAAGatagagatgaagaaaatagaaaacgCAACGAGTAGACAAGTGACTttctcaaaaagaagaaatggtttGTTGAAGAAAGCTTATGAGCTCTCAGTACTCTGCGATGCTCAACTctctctcatcatcttctcccaGAGAGGAAGGCTTTATGAATTCTCTAGCTCTGA TATGCAGAAGACGATCGAACGCTACCGCAAGTACACAAAAGATCATGAAACCAGCAATCACGACTCACAAATTCACTTGCAG CAATTGAAACAAGAAGCAAGCCACATGATAACAAAGATTGAACTCCTTGAGTTTCACAAGCG GAAGCTATTGGGACAAGGAATTGCTTCTTGTTCTCTAGAAGAGCTTCAAGAAATCGATAGTCAACTCCAAAGAAGTCTGGGAAAGGTCCGAGAAAGAAAG gCTCAATTGTTCAAGGAGCAGTTGgagaaactaaaagcaaaGGTTTGA
- the AGL42 gene encoding AGAMOUS-like 42, translating to MVRGKIEMKKIENATSRQVTFSKRRNGLLKKAYELSVLCDAQLSLIIFSQRGRLYEFSSSDMQKTIERYRKYTKDHETSNHDSQIHLQQLKQEASHMITKIELLEFHKRKLLGQGIASCSLEELQEIDSQLQRSLGKVRERKVHILHHYLIGI from the exons atgGTTAGAGGAAAGatagagatgaagaaaatagaaaacgCAACGAGTAGACAAGTGACTttctcaaaaagaagaaatggtttGTTGAAGAAAGCTTATGAGCTCTCAGTACTCTGCGATGCTCAACTctctctcatcatcttctcccaGAGAGGAAGGCTTTATGAATTCTCTAGCTCTGA TATGCAGAAGACGATCGAACGCTACCGCAAGTACACAAAAGATCATGAAACCAGCAATCACGACTCACAAATTCACTTGCAG CAATTGAAACAAGAAGCAAGCCACATGATAACAAAGATTGAACTCCTTGAGTTTCACAAGCG GAAGCTATTGGGACAAGGAATTGCTTCTTGTTCTCTAGAAGAGCTTCAAGAAATCGATAGTCAACTCCAAAGAAGTCTGGGAAAGGTCCGAGAAAGAAAGGTACATATACTTCATCACTATCTAATTGgtatatga
- the AGL42 gene encoding AGAMOUS-like 42 (AGAMOUS-like 42 (AGL42); FUNCTIONS IN: sequence-specific DNA binding transcription factor activity; INVOLVED IN: regulation of transcription, DNA-dependent; LOCATED IN: nucleus; EXPRESSED IN: 17 plant structures; EXPRESSED DURING: 8 growth stages; CONTAINS InterPro DOMAIN/s: Transcription factor, MADS-box (InterPro:IPR002100), Transcription factor, K-box (InterPro:IPR002487); BEST Arabidopsis thaliana protein match is: AGAMOUS-like 20 (TAIR:AT2G45660.1); Has 7153 Blast hits to 7151 proteins in 910 species: Archae - 0; Bacteria - 11; Metazoa - 666; Fungi - 313; Plants - 6036; Viruses - 0; Other Eukaryotes - 127 (source: NCBI BLink).), with protein sequence MVRGKIEMKKIENATSRQVTFSKRRNGLLKKAYELSVLCDAQLSLIIFSQRGRLYEFSSSDMQKTIERYRKYTKDHETSNHDSQIHLQQLKQEASHMITKIELLEFHKRKLLGQGIASCSLEELQEIDSQLQRSLGKVRERKAQLFKEQLEKLKAKEKQLLEENVKLHQKNVINPWRGSSTDQQQEKYKVIDLNLEVETDLFIGLPNRNC encoded by the exons atgGTTAGAGGAAAGatagagatgaagaaaatagaaaacgCAACGAGTAGACAAGTGACTttctcaaaaagaagaaatggtttGTTGAAGAAAGCTTATGAGCTCTCAGTACTCTGCGATGCTCAACTctctctcatcatcttctcccaGAGAGGAAGGCTTTATGAATTCTCTAGCTCTGA TATGCAGAAGACGATCGAACGCTACCGCAAGTACACAAAAGATCATGAAACCAGCAATCACGACTCACAAATTCACTTGCAG CAATTGAAACAAGAAGCAAGCCACATGATAACAAAGATTGAACTCCTTGAGTTTCACAAGCG GAAGCTATTGGGACAAGGAATTGCTTCTTGTTCTCTAGAAGAGCTTCAAGAAATCGATAGTCAACTCCAAAGAAGTCTGGGAAAGGTCCGAGAAAGAAAG gCTCAATTGTTCAAGGAGCAGTTGgagaaactaaaagcaaaG GAGAAACAATTGTTAGAAGAGAACGTCAAGTTACATCAAAAG AATGTTATTAATCCATGGAGAGGATCATCGACTGATCAGCAGCAAGAGAAATACAAAGTTATAGATTTGAATTTGGAAGTTGAAACTGACTTATTCATCGGTTTGCCAAATAGAAACTGCTAG
- the AGL42 gene encoding AGAMOUS-like 42 translates to MVRGKIEMKKIENATSRQVTFSKRRNGLLKKAYELSVLCDAQLSLIIFSQRGRLYEFSSSDMQKTIERYRKYTKDHETSNHDSQIHLQEAIGTRNCFLFSRRASRNR, encoded by the exons atgGTTAGAGGAAAGatagagatgaagaaaatagaaaacgCAACGAGTAGACAAGTGACTttctcaaaaagaagaaatggtttGTTGAAGAAAGCTTATGAGCTCTCAGTACTCTGCGATGCTCAACTctctctcatcatcttctcccaGAGAGGAAGGCTTTATGAATTCTCTAGCTCTGA TATGCAGAAGACGATCGAACGCTACCGCAAGTACACAAAAGATCATGAAACCAGCAATCACGACTCACAAATTCACTTGCAG GAAGCTATTGGGACAAGGAATTGCTTCTTGTTCTCTAGAAGAGCTTCAAGAAATCGATAG
- the AGL42 gene encoding AGAMOUS-like 42 (AGAMOUS-like 42 (AGL42); FUNCTIONS IN: sequence-specific DNA binding transcription factor activity; INVOLVED IN: regulation of transcription, DNA-dependent; LOCATED IN: nucleus, chloroplast; EXPRESSED IN: 17 plant structures; EXPRESSED DURING: 8 growth stages; CONTAINS InterPro DOMAIN/s: Transcription factor, K-box (InterPro:IPR002487); BEST Arabidopsis thaliana protein match is: AGAMOUS-like 71 (TAIR:AT5G51870.1).), whose product MSSQYSAMLNSLSSSSPREEGFMNSLALICRRRSNATASTQKIMKPAITTHKFTCRKLLGQGIASCSLEELQEIDSQLQRSLGKVRERKAQLFKEQLEKLKAKEKQLLEENVKLHQKNVINPWRGSSTDQQQEKYKVIDLNLEVETDLFIGLPNRNC is encoded by the exons ATGAGCTCTCAGTACTCTGCGATGCTCAACTctctctcatcatcttctcccaGAGAGGAAGGCTTTATGAATTCTCTAGCTCTGA TATGCAGAAGACGATCGAACGCTACCGCAAGTACACAAAAGATCATGAAACCAGCAATCACGACTCACAAATTCACTTGCAG GAAGCTATTGGGACAAGGAATTGCTTCTTGTTCTCTAGAAGAGCTTCAAGAAATCGATAGTCAACTCCAAAGAAGTCTGGGAAAGGTCCGAGAAAGAAAG gCTCAATTGTTCAAGGAGCAGTTGgagaaactaaaagcaaaG GAGAAACAATTGTTAGAAGAGAACGTCAAGTTACATCAAAAG AATGTTATTAATCCATGGAGAGGATCATCGACTGATCAGCAGCAAGAGAAATACAAAGTTATAGATTTGAATTTGGAAGTTGAAACTGACTTATTCATCGGTTTGCCAAATAGAAACTGCTAG
- the AGL42 gene encoding AGAMOUS-like 42: protein MSSQYSAMLNSLSSSSPREEGFMNSLALICRRRSNATASTQKIMKPAITTHKFTCRKLLGQGIASCSLEELQEIDSQLQRSLGKVRERKEKQLLEENVKLHQKNVINPWRGSSTDQQQEKYKVIDLNLEVETDLFIGLPNRNC, encoded by the exons ATGAGCTCTCAGTACTCTGCGATGCTCAACTctctctcatcatcttctcccaGAGAGGAAGGCTTTATGAATTCTCTAGCTCTGA TATGCAGAAGACGATCGAACGCTACCGCAAGTACACAAAAGATCATGAAACCAGCAATCACGACTCACAAATTCACTTGCAG GAAGCTATTGGGACAAGGAATTGCTTCTTGTTCTCTAGAAGAGCTTCAAGAAATCGATAGTCAACTCCAAAGAAGTCTGGGAAAGGTCCGAGAAAGAAAG GAGAAACAATTGTTAGAAGAGAACGTCAAGTTACATCAAAAG AATGTTATTAATCCATGGAGAGGATCATCGACTGATCAGCAGCAAGAGAAATACAAAGTTATAGATTTGAATTTGGAAGTTGAAACTGACTTATTCATCGGTTTGCCAAATAGAAACTGCTAG